A part of Micromonospora chersina genomic DNA contains:
- a CDS encoding ABC transporter substrate-binding protein — protein MRKSVGVAAASAAVLVVAGCGGGGPQSGGDSKLTGDKIVLGVLNDQSGAYSELSGRNSVKAVEMAIADFKAKYGDKAVTKNITVETADHQNKPDVANSKAQEMYDRKGVDAILDVPTSSAALKVADVAKEKKKLYFNIGAATTDLTGKSCNKYTFHYAYDTYMLAHGTGTVTTEQVGKNWYILYPNYAFGQDMEKSFSAAITAAGGQVVGKDGAPFPNTSGDYSSFLLKAPTLNPKPQVLGTMQAGAELVNVVKQYNEFKLRDKGVGLAVGLMFITDIHSLTPAALAGTTYTDAWYWNFDQQNREWADKFQKETGTRPSFAHAANYSAAMQYLEAVQAAGTDDADTVVKGLEGKEVNDLFLRNGKIRAEDHRVIHDAYLAQVKPQAEVSEPWDYVKILKTIPAAEAFRAPSADCKM, from the coding sequence ATGCGGAAAAGCGTGGGTGTGGCCGCCGCCTCGGCGGCGGTGCTGGTGGTGGCCGGCTGCGGCGGCGGTGGCCCGCAGTCCGGCGGCGACTCGAAGCTGACCGGCGACAAGATCGTGCTGGGCGTCCTCAACGACCAGTCGGGGGCCTACTCGGAGCTGTCCGGGCGGAACTCGGTCAAGGCCGTGGAGATGGCCATCGCCGACTTCAAGGCCAAGTACGGCGACAAGGCGGTCACCAAGAACATCACCGTGGAGACCGCCGACCACCAGAACAAGCCGGACGTGGCCAACAGCAAGGCCCAGGAGATGTACGACCGCAAGGGCGTCGACGCCATCCTCGACGTGCCGACCTCCTCGGCCGCCCTCAAGGTCGCCGACGTGGCCAAGGAGAAGAAGAAGCTCTACTTCAACATCGGCGCGGCGACCACCGACCTGACCGGCAAGAGCTGCAACAAGTACACGTTCCACTACGCGTACGACACCTACATGCTGGCGCACGGCACCGGCACGGTGACCACCGAGCAGGTCGGCAAGAACTGGTACATCCTCTACCCGAACTACGCGTTCGGGCAGGACATGGAGAAGAGCTTCTCCGCCGCCATCACGGCCGCCGGCGGGCAGGTGGTCGGCAAGGACGGCGCGCCGTTCCCGAACACCAGCGGCGACTACTCCTCGTTCCTGCTCAAGGCGCCCACGCTGAACCCGAAGCCGCAGGTGCTCGGCACCATGCAGGCCGGCGCCGAGCTGGTCAACGTGGTCAAGCAGTACAACGAGTTCAAGCTGCGGGACAAGGGCGTCGGGCTGGCCGTCGGCCTCATGTTCATCACCGACATCCACTCGCTGACCCCGGCCGCGCTCGCCGGCACCACCTACACCGACGCCTGGTACTGGAACTTCGACCAGCAGAACCGGGAGTGGGCCGACAAGTTCCAGAAGGAGACCGGCACCCGGCCGTCCTTCGCCCATGCAGCCAACTACTCCGCCGCCATGCAGTACCTGGAGGCCGTGCAGGCCGCCGGCACCGACGACGCGGACACCGTCGTGAAGGGCCTGGAGGGCAAGGAGGTCAACGACCTCTTCCTGCGCAACGGCAAGATCCGCGCCGAGGACCACCGGGTCATCCACGACGCGTACCTCGCCCAGGTGAAGCCGCAGGCCGAGGTGAGCGAGCCCTGGGACTACGTGAAGATCCTCAAGACCATCCCGGCGGCCGAGGCGTTCCGCGCCCCGTCGGCCGACTGCAAGATGTGA
- a CDS encoding ABC transporter ATP-binding protein translates to MLRIENLSAWYGEAQVLREVSLEVAAGEVVTLVGRNGAGKSTLLRSVMGLHPGQRGTVTFADRDVTRLPAYKRARLGLGWVPDDRGAYATLTVTENLTLPPRVGPDPWPLERVYEAFPALYSRRDSAATMLSGGEQQMLALARVLRMGARLLLCDEPTEGLSPLLVQQVGDLLREAKKHGVTVLLVEQNLHFATGVADRHYLLAEGRIAEAMDNSEVRSRERELLAYLGI, encoded by the coding sequence ATGCTGCGCATTGAGAACCTCTCCGCCTGGTACGGCGAGGCCCAGGTGCTGCGGGAGGTGAGCCTGGAGGTGGCCGCCGGCGAGGTGGTCACCCTGGTCGGGCGCAACGGCGCCGGCAAGTCCACACTGCTGCGGTCGGTGATGGGGTTGCACCCCGGCCAGCGCGGCACTGTCACCTTCGCCGACCGGGACGTCACGAGACTGCCGGCGTACAAGCGGGCGCGGCTCGGGCTCGGCTGGGTCCCCGACGACCGGGGCGCGTACGCCACCCTGACCGTCACCGAGAACCTGACCCTGCCGCCTCGCGTCGGGCCCGACCCGTGGCCGCTCGAGCGGGTGTACGAGGCGTTCCCCGCCCTCTACAGCCGGCGGGACTCGGCGGCCACCATGCTCTCCGGCGGCGAGCAGCAGATGCTCGCCCTGGCTCGGGTGCTGCGGATGGGCGCCCGGCTGCTGCTCTGCGACGAGCCCACCGAGGGCCTGTCACCGCTGCTCGTGCAGCAGGTCGGCGACCTGCTGCGGGAGGCCAAGAAGCACGGCGTGACCGTGCTGCTGGTCGAGCAGAACCTGCACTTCGCCACCGGCGTCGCCGACCGGCACTACCTGCTGGCCGAGGGACGGATCGCGGAGGCGATGGACAACTCCGAGGTGCGCTCGCGGGAGCGCGAGCTGCTGGCGTACCTCGGCATCTGA
- a CDS encoding ABC transporter ATP-binding protein, producing MAGQAILSARGLTRDFRGFRAVDGVDLDVAPETVHALVGPNGAGKTTLFNLLTGFLPPSGGRIELAGRDVTGLPPERVARLGVARSFQITSLFPQLGAREHVELALQSSSGLGWRFWRSAKLMRRYRDRADELLAMVGLAELAEAPAEALAYGRKRALELAIALALDPKVLLLDEPTAGMGLEDVDRTVDLIARVREGRTVVMVEHNMSVVGRLADTVTVLQAGKVLVEGPYEQVRADERVITAYLGAADAAH from the coding sequence ATGGCCGGCCAAGCGATCCTGTCGGCCCGTGGGCTGACCCGGGACTTCCGGGGCTTCCGGGCCGTCGACGGGGTCGACCTCGACGTGGCGCCGGAGACCGTGCACGCCCTGGTGGGGCCGAACGGCGCCGGCAAGACCACGCTGTTCAACCTGCTCACCGGATTCCTGCCGCCCAGCGGCGGCCGGATCGAGCTGGCCGGCCGGGACGTCACCGGCCTGCCCCCGGAGCGGGTCGCCCGGCTGGGCGTGGCCCGCTCCTTCCAGATCACCAGCCTCTTCCCGCAGCTGGGCGCGCGGGAGCACGTCGAGCTGGCCCTCCAGTCGTCGAGCGGCCTGGGCTGGCGGTTCTGGCGCTCCGCGAAGCTGATGCGCCGCTACCGGGACCGGGCCGACGAACTGCTGGCCATGGTCGGCCTCGCCGAGCTGGCCGAGGCCCCGGCCGAGGCCCTCGCGTACGGGCGCAAGCGCGCCCTGGAACTGGCCATCGCGCTCGCCCTCGACCCGAAGGTGCTGCTGCTCGACGAGCCCACCGCCGGGATGGGGCTGGAGGACGTGGACCGCACCGTCGACCTGATCGCCCGGGTCCGCGAGGGCCGGACCGTGGTCATGGTCGAACACAACATGAGCGTGGTGGGCCGGCTCGCCGACACGGTCACCGTCCTCCAGGCCGGCAAGGTCCTGGTCGAGGGGCCGTACGAGCAGGTCCGCGCCGACGAGCGGGTCATCACCGCCTACCTGGGAGCCGCGGATGCTGCGCATTGA
- a CDS encoding FAD-dependent monooxygenase, whose translation MNDRTVLISGAGVAGPALAFWLRRHGFAVTVVERAPGLRPGGQAVDVRGTAREVVDRMGLTARIRAETLREKGMAYVDERGGVRARLPVDAFGGEGIVADIEIERGDLARLLYEATRDDVEYVFDDSIETLAQTGDGVRLTFDRSAPRTVDLVVGADGSHSRTRALAFGPESSYVRPLGAYLAYFSTPHRDGTGWFLLHNAPGGRVVGTRPTRDGRTAALFSFRSPELDVDRRDRAAQQRLLAERFAGVGWRAAELLAAAPDAGDFYFDRYGQVRMERWSAGRVALLGDAAWCPSPLTGQGTSLALVGAYLLAGELAAARGDHTVAFRRYEELLRPHVTRGQELPGGGIGGFLPESRAAIRMRDASMRAMTSRPLRGLATRLFFSKADGFDLPEYATAR comes from the coding sequence ATGAACGACAGGACCGTGCTCATCTCCGGCGCCGGCGTGGCCGGCCCCGCCCTCGCCTTCTGGCTGCGCCGGCACGGCTTCGCCGTGACCGTGGTGGAACGCGCACCCGGGCTGCGCCCCGGCGGGCAGGCTGTCGACGTGCGGGGGACCGCCCGGGAGGTGGTCGACCGGATGGGCCTGACCGCCCGGATCCGCGCCGAGACCCTCCGGGAGAAGGGCATGGCGTACGTCGACGAGCGGGGCGGGGTGCGCGCCCGGCTGCCGGTGGACGCCTTCGGCGGGGAGGGCATCGTGGCCGACATCGAGATCGAGCGCGGCGACCTGGCCCGGCTGCTGTACGAGGCGACCCGGGACGACGTCGAGTACGTCTTCGACGACTCGATCGAGACGCTGGCGCAGACCGGGGACGGGGTGCGGCTCACCTTCGACCGCTCCGCCCCGCGCACCGTCGACCTGGTGGTCGGGGCGGACGGCTCGCACTCCCGCACCCGGGCCCTCGCGTTCGGCCCCGAGTCGTCGTACGTCCGGCCGCTCGGCGCGTACCTGGCCTACTTCTCCACGCCGCACCGGGACGGGACCGGCTGGTTCCTGCTGCACAACGCGCCCGGCGGCCGGGTGGTCGGCACCCGCCCGACCCGGGACGGCCGCACCGCCGCGCTCTTCAGCTTCCGCTCCCCGGAACTCGACGTGGACCGCCGGGACCGGGCCGCCCAGCAGCGGCTGCTCGCCGAACGCTTCGCCGGCGTCGGCTGGCGCGCCGCCGAACTGCTCGCCGCCGCGCCGGACGCCGGCGACTTCTACTTCGACAGGTACGGCCAGGTGCGGATGGAGCGCTGGAGCGCCGGGCGGGTGGCGCTGCTCGGCGACGCCGCCTGGTGCCCGTCCCCGCTCACCGGGCAGGGCACCAGCCTGGCGCTGGTCGGGGCGTACCTGCTGGCCGGCGAGCTGGCCGCGGCCCGCGGCGACCACACGGTGGCCTTCCGCCGCTACGAGGAGCTGCTGCGGCCGCACGTGACCCGCGGCCAGGAGCTGCCGGGCGGCGGCATCGGCGGCTTCCTGCCGGAGAGCCGGGCCGCGATCCGGATGCGCGACGCGTCGATGCGGGCCATGACCTCCCGCCCGCTGCGCGGGCTGGCCACCCGGCTCTTCTTCAGCAAGGCCGACGGGTTCGACCTGCCGGAGTACGCGACGGCCCGGTGA
- a CDS encoding TetR/AcrR family transcriptional regulator C-terminal domain-containing protein — MSPGAEPPYRRIAAEIRRRIDLGELRPGDRVPSARQLTREHGVAIATATRVLALLRAEGLVLTRPGAGTVVAEPRREPGRPEPELSRERVLRTAVALADEGGLAAVSMRQIAAELGVATMSLYRHVRGRDELILAMADAALADAPLPATEPAGWRARLDVLARAQWAVYRRHPWVPHVISIARPQPLPHGMAHTDRALRATAGLGLDRQVRWHVAITLMAYVKGIATNLEMGARAVQDTGLSHDQWVERQQATFQQLMAGGGLATMDALTSGGVDVDLETVFDFGLRRLLDGIAVLVEGGPEVSPER, encoded by the coding sequence ATGTCACCGGGTGCGGAGCCGCCGTACCGGCGGATCGCCGCGGAGATCCGCCGCCGCATCGACCTGGGCGAGCTGCGGCCCGGCGACCGGGTGCCCTCGGCCCGGCAGCTCACCCGCGAGCACGGGGTGGCCATCGCCACCGCGACCCGGGTGCTCGCCCTGCTGCGCGCCGAGGGCCTGGTGCTGACCCGCCCGGGTGCCGGCACCGTGGTCGCCGAGCCACGGCGGGAGCCGGGGCGGCCCGAGCCGGAGCTGAGCCGGGAGCGGGTGCTGCGCACCGCCGTGGCGCTGGCCGACGAGGGCGGACTGGCCGCGGTGTCCATGCGGCAGATCGCCGCCGAGCTGGGCGTGGCCACCATGTCGCTCTACCGGCACGTGCGTGGCCGGGACGAGCTGATCCTGGCGATGGCCGACGCGGCGCTGGCCGACGCCCCGCTACCGGCCACCGAGCCGGCCGGCTGGCGGGCCCGCCTGGACGTGCTGGCCCGGGCGCAGTGGGCCGTCTACCGGCGGCACCCCTGGGTGCCGCACGTCATCTCGATCGCCCGGCCGCAGCCGCTGCCGCACGGCATGGCGCACACCGACCGGGCCCTGCGGGCCACCGCCGGGCTGGGCCTGGACCGGCAGGTGCGCTGGCACGTGGCGATCACCCTGATGGCGTACGTCAAGGGCATCGCCACGAACCTGGAGATGGGCGCCCGGGCGGTGCAGGACACCGGGCTCAGCCACGACCAGTGGGTGGAGCGCCAGCAGGCCACGTTCCAGCAGCTGATGGCCGGCGGCGGGCTGGCCACCATGGACGCCTTGACCAGCGGCGGCGTCGACGTGGATCTGGAGACGGTCTTCGACTTCGGCCTGCGCCGGCTGCTCGACGGGATCGCCGTGCTTGTCGAGGGCGGGCCCGAGGTCAGTCCGGAAAGGTGA
- a CDS encoding zinc-binding dehydrogenase, whose translation MRALVVRGRGATPAVEEVRLPDPGPNELRVRIRAAGICHSDLAMVDGTVAPTYPLVLGHEATGVVAEAGPGARLAVGTPVVLNWAPACRACWHCRHGEPWLCAANTGASVARGETADGGPLQVTLGLGALAEEVVVPERAAIAVPPGLPPEQAALLGCAVLTGTGAVRNTARVAPGESVAVIGLGGVGLAVLTAARRAGAGPILAVDVAEAKRDLALAAGATDFLRSDDTLAKEVRARTEGRGVDHAFECVGRSVTIRAAWRCTRRGGAVTVVGMGAKDDLLSLSALDIFHSARTLRSSVYGSSDPDREVPELAAALADGSLDLAPLVSGTVPLDEAPAALDRLARGEGARWVVTFPD comes from the coding sequence GTGAGGGCGCTCGTCGTCCGCGGTCGGGGCGCCACACCGGCAGTCGAGGAGGTACGCCTGCCCGACCCCGGGCCGAACGAGCTGCGGGTCCGGATCCGGGCCGCCGGCATCTGCCACTCCGATCTGGCCATGGTGGACGGCACCGTGGCGCCCACGTACCCGCTGGTGCTCGGGCACGAGGCGACAGGCGTGGTGGCCGAGGCCGGCCCCGGCGCCCGGCTGGCCGTCGGCACGCCAGTGGTCCTCAACTGGGCGCCCGCCTGCCGCGCCTGCTGGCACTGCCGGCACGGCGAGCCCTGGCTCTGCGCCGCCAACACCGGCGCCTCGGTGGCCCGGGGGGAGACGGCCGACGGCGGCCCGCTCCAGGTCACCCTGGGTCTCGGCGCGCTCGCCGAGGAGGTGGTGGTGCCCGAGCGGGCCGCCATCGCCGTCCCGCCCGGCCTGCCGCCGGAGCAGGCCGCGCTGCTCGGCTGCGCGGTCCTCACCGGCACCGGCGCGGTCCGCAACACCGCCCGGGTCGCGCCCGGCGAGTCGGTCGCGGTGATCGGCCTGGGCGGGGTCGGCCTCGCCGTGCTGACCGCCGCCCGGCGGGCCGGCGCGGGCCCGATCCTCGCCGTCGACGTGGCCGAGGCGAAGCGGGACCTGGCCCTCGCCGCCGGAGCCACCGACTTCCTCCGCTCCGACGACACCCTGGCCAAGGAGGTCCGGGCGCGCACCGAGGGACGCGGCGTCGACCACGCCTTCGAGTGCGTCGGCCGGTCCGTCACCATCCGGGCCGCCTGGCGCTGCACCCGGCGCGGGGGAGCGGTCACCGTGGTCGGCATGGGCGCCAAGGACGACCTGCTCAGCCTGTCGGCGCTGGACATCTTCCACTCGGCGCGCACGCTGCGGTCCTCGGTCTACGGCTCGTCCGACCCGGACCGCGAGGTGCCGGAGCTGGCCGCCGCGCTCGCCGACGGCAGCCTGGACCTGGCCCCGCTGGTCAGCGGCACCGTCCCGCTGGACGAGGCGCCCGCGGCGCTGGACCGGCTGGCCCGGGGCGAGGGCGCCCGCTGGGTGGTCACCTTTCCGGACTGA
- a CDS encoding aldehyde dehydrogenase family protein, with product MDLADAPPALLVRRHLHVAGDWVDPADGGTIPVENPATGEIIGQVPAGTPADVDRAVAAARAAFPGWAATAPAERAAHLDRLHAALAARADEIARTVALELGTPLKLATRVQAGLPLTVLRSMVDLAAQPPAEETVGNSLVVREPVGVVGAITPWNYPLHQVVAKVAPALAAGCTVVLKPSELTPLTAYLLLDAVTEAGLPPGLVNLVPGTGPVVGEALAAHPDVDLVSFTGSTATGRRIAHLAADRIARVALELGGKSANVILADADLPTAVKVGVGNALLNSGQTCTAWTRMLVHRDRYAEALDLVTAAVAGYRPGDPFDPATRLGPLVSAAQAERVRGHVDRALADGARLVAGGPDAPLPPRGHFVAPTVFADVHPDSALAQEEVFGPVLAVIPFADTDEAVAIANNSRYGLAGAVWSADEEAAVAVARRLRTGQVDVNGGAFNPLAPFGGYKQSGLGRELGGYGVEEFTELKAIQR from the coding sequence ATGGATCTCGCCGACGCGCCCCCCGCCCTGCTGGTCCGCCGCCATCTGCACGTCGCCGGGGACTGGGTCGACCCGGCGGACGGCGGGACGATCCCGGTCGAGAACCCGGCCACCGGGGAGATCATCGGGCAGGTCCCCGCCGGCACCCCGGCCGACGTGGACCGGGCCGTCGCCGCCGCCCGGGCCGCCTTCCCCGGCTGGGCCGCCACGGCCCCCGCCGAACGGGCCGCCCACCTCGACCGGCTGCACGCCGCGCTCGCCGCCCGGGCCGACGAGATCGCCCGCACCGTGGCCCTCGAACTGGGCACCCCGCTCAAGCTCGCCACCCGGGTGCAGGCCGGGCTGCCGCTGACGGTGCTGCGCAGCATGGTCGACCTCGCCGCCCAACCGCCCGCCGAGGAGACCGTCGGCAACTCCCTCGTCGTCCGCGAGCCGGTCGGCGTGGTCGGCGCGATCACCCCGTGGAACTACCCGCTGCACCAGGTCGTCGCCAAGGTGGCCCCGGCCCTCGCCGCCGGCTGCACGGTGGTGCTCAAGCCCAGCGAGCTGACGCCGCTCACCGCGTACCTGCTCCTCGACGCGGTCACCGAGGCCGGGCTGCCGCCCGGGTTGGTCAACCTGGTGCCCGGCACCGGGCCGGTGGTCGGCGAGGCGCTCGCCGCCCACCCCGACGTCGACCTCGTCTCGTTCACCGGCTCCACGGCCACCGGCCGCCGGATCGCCCACCTGGCCGCCGACCGGATCGCCCGGGTCGCCCTGGAACTCGGCGGCAAGTCGGCAAACGTGATCCTCGCCGACGCCGACCTGCCCACCGCCGTCAAGGTCGGCGTCGGCAACGCGCTGCTCAACTCCGGCCAGACCTGCACCGCCTGGACCCGGATGCTGGTCCACCGCGACCGCTACGCCGAGGCGCTGGACCTGGTCACGGCGGCCGTCGCCGGCTACCGGCCGGGCGACCCGTTCGACCCGGCCACCCGGCTGGGTCCGCTGGTCTCCGCGGCCCAGGCCGAGCGGGTCCGCGGGCACGTCGACCGGGCCCTCGCCGACGGCGCCCGGCTCGTCGCGGGTGGCCCGGATGCGCCGCTGCCGCCGCGCGGGCACTTCGTCGCGCCCACCGTGTTCGCCGACGTGCACCCGGACAGCGCCCTCGCCCAGGAGGAGGTCTTCGGTCCGGTGCTCGCCGTCATCCCGTTCGCCGACACCGACGAGGCGGTCGCCATCGCCAACAACTCCCGGTACGGGCTGGCCGGCGCGGTCTGGTCCGCCGACGAGGAGGCGGCGGTGGCCGTGGCCCGGCGGCTGCGTACCGGCCAGGTGGACGTCAACGGGGGCGCCTTCAACCCGCTCGCCCCGTTCGGCGGCTACAAGCAGTCCGGCCTGGGCCGTGAGCTGGGCGGGTACGGCGTCGAGGAGTTCACCGAGCTGAAGGCGATCCAGCGGTGA
- a CDS encoding TetR/AcrR family transcriptional regulator, with amino-acid sequence MPRPRQALLNRDRIVETALALIDADGLGALSTRRLAAALGVQGPSLYNHFATKDDILDAVADSVTGTVDVSVFDRYDWVEALRRWARSYREALAAHPNIVPYLAQGPGRRPAALAMADAVYGALVRAGWPPARATHIGAALRYFVAGSALGSFARGFVEDPELYAAHPHLTQAHRLRGHQRSVDEGAFTLGLDALLDGLAAEYARTVAPLERGGAPG; translated from the coding sequence GTGCCGCGACCCCGCCAGGCCCTGCTCAACCGGGACCGGATCGTCGAGACCGCGCTCGCGCTCATCGACGCCGACGGCCTCGGCGCGCTCTCCACCCGCCGGCTGGCCGCCGCGCTGGGCGTGCAGGGCCCCTCGCTCTACAACCACTTCGCCACGAAGGACGACATCCTCGACGCCGTCGCGGACAGCGTCACCGGGACCGTCGACGTGAGCGTGTTCGACCGGTACGACTGGGTCGAGGCGCTGCGCCGCTGGGCCCGGTCCTACCGCGAGGCGCTGGCCGCGCACCCGAACATCGTCCCCTACCTGGCGCAGGGGCCCGGCCGCCGGCCGGCCGCGCTGGCCATGGCCGACGCGGTCTACGGCGCGCTGGTCCGGGCGGGCTGGCCGCCGGCCCGGGCCACCCACATCGGCGCCGCGCTGCGCTACTTCGTGGCCGGGTCGGCGCTCGGCTCGTTCGCCCGCGGCTTCGTGGAGGACCCGGAGCTGTACGCGGCCCATCCGCACCTCACGCAGGCCCACCGGCTGCGCGGCCACCAGCGCAGCGTCGACGAGGGCGCGTTCACACTGGGCCTGGACGCGCTGCTGGACGGCCTCGCTGCCGAGTACGCCCGGACGGTGGCCCCTCTGGAACGCGGCGGCGCTCCGGGGTAG
- a CDS encoding acyl-CoA dehydrogenase family protein, with translation MDFALSDEERAVRDTVRAFVTREVLPLEQEVLRRERAHQPGLDRSELRELQLKAKKFGFWGLATPEEYGGMDLPAVLQSLIWTELGRSFVPFRFGGEADNILFHATEEQKREFLLPTIEGERISCFAITEPGAGSDAANIKLRARRDGDDWVLDGEKTFITNGNDADFAIVVAVTDPEKGARNGGATAFLVDRAMGWRSEFIQTMGEGGPASLIFDGVRVPHRNILGEIGQGFTLGMEWIGKGRYTIPSHAIGIAERALQMAIDHANTRETFGAKIGTNQAIQWMIADSETELEAARWLVLKSAWTVDQGLDPRHASSMGKLYGAGMVNRVVDRVLQIHGGMGYTRELPIERWYRQVRLYRIFEGTDEMQRLIISRDLLRGYTKIGGHLA, from the coding sequence GTGGACTTCGCACTGTCCGACGAGGAACGGGCCGTCCGGGACACCGTGCGCGCGTTCGTCACCCGCGAGGTGCTGCCGCTGGAGCAGGAGGTGCTGCGCCGTGAGCGCGCCCACCAGCCCGGCCTGGACCGCTCCGAGCTGCGCGAGTTGCAGCTCAAGGCGAAGAAGTTCGGCTTCTGGGGCCTGGCCACCCCCGAGGAGTACGGCGGGATGGACCTGCCCGCGGTGCTCCAGTCGCTGATCTGGACCGAGTTGGGCCGCTCGTTCGTGCCGTTCCGCTTCGGCGGCGAGGCCGACAACATCCTGTTCCACGCCACCGAGGAGCAGAAGCGCGAATTCCTCCTCCCCACCATCGAGGGCGAGCGGATCTCCTGCTTCGCGATCACCGAACCGGGCGCCGGCTCGGACGCCGCGAACATCAAGCTGCGCGCCCGCCGCGACGGCGACGACTGGGTCCTCGACGGCGAGAAGACGTTCATCACCAACGGCAACGACGCCGACTTCGCCATCGTGGTGGCGGTGACCGACCCGGAGAAGGGCGCCCGCAACGGCGGCGCGACCGCGTTCCTGGTGGACCGGGCGATGGGCTGGCGGTCGGAGTTCATCCAGACCATGGGCGAGGGCGGGCCGGCGTCGCTGATCTTCGACGGCGTACGCGTGCCGCACCGCAACATCCTCGGGGAGATCGGCCAGGGCTTCACGCTGGGCATGGAGTGGATCGGCAAGGGCCGCTACACCATCCCCTCGCACGCCATCGGCATCGCCGAGCGGGCCCTGCAGATGGCCATCGACCACGCCAACACCCGGGAGACCTTCGGCGCGAAGATCGGCACCAACCAGGCGATCCAGTGGATGATCGCCGACTCGGAGACCGAGCTGGAGGCGGCCCGCTGGCTGGTGCTGAAGTCGGCGTGGACTGTCGACCAGGGCCTGGACCCGCGGCACGCCTCCTCGATGGGCAAGCTCTACGGCGCCGGCATGGTCAACCGGGTGGTCGACCGGGTGCTCCAGATCCACGGCGGCATGGGTTACACCCGGGAACTGCCGATCGAGCGCTGGTACCGGCAGGTCCGGCTGTACCGGATCTTCGAGGGCACCGACGAGATGCAGCGGCTGATCATCTCCCGCGACCTGCTGCGCGGATACACCAAGATCGGCGGCCACCTGGCCTGA
- a CDS encoding aminotransferase class V-fold PLP-dependent enzyme, translated as MDVEQAQKLWQPEPGWLNTASYGLPPEPAWQALQDALADWRVGRISWEGWGVAAERARAGFARLVGVAPEDVTIGSTASQLLAPVAAALPAGATVVVPEVEFTSNLFPWLVQQERGVRVRTVPLAGLVDAIDADTDLVAFSLVQSADGAVAPYETIVAAARAHGALVAVDATQAAGWLPFDAGLADVVAVAAYKWLMAPRGAAFGYLAPALRERLRPDAAGWYAGADPHASYYGPPLRLADDARRFDISPAWFSYVGAAPALDLLAEIGLPAVHAHDVALANRFLAGLGRPPGNSAIVAVEVPGAQEKLARAGVRAAVRAGRVRAAFHLYTTEEDVDVALTALTG; from the coding sequence ATGGACGTGGAGCAGGCGCAGAAGCTGTGGCAGCCGGAGCCCGGCTGGTTGAACACCGCCAGTTACGGGCTGCCGCCCGAGCCGGCCTGGCAGGCGTTGCAGGACGCCCTGGCGGACTGGCGGGTGGGCCGGATCTCCTGGGAGGGCTGGGGTGTCGCCGCCGAGCGCGCCCGCGCCGGGTTCGCCCGGCTGGTCGGCGTGGCCCCGGAGGACGTGACGATCGGCAGCACCGCCTCGCAGCTGCTCGCCCCGGTGGCGGCCGCGCTGCCCGCCGGCGCCACGGTGGTCGTACCCGAGGTGGAGTTCACCTCCAACCTGTTTCCCTGGCTGGTGCAGCAGGAGCGGGGCGTCCGGGTCCGCACGGTGCCGCTGGCCGGCCTGGTCGACGCGATCGACGCCGACACCGACCTGGTCGCGTTCAGCCTCGTGCAGTCCGCCGACGGCGCGGTCGCCCCGTACGAGACGATCGTCGCGGCGGCCCGGGCGCACGGCGCGCTCGTCGCGGTGGACGCCACCCAGGCCGCCGGCTGGTTGCCCTTCGACGCCGGGCTGGCCGACGTGGTGGCCGTGGCCGCGTACAAGTGGTTGATGGCGCCGCGGGGCGCGGCCTTCGGCTACCTGGCGCCGGCGCTGCGCGAGCGGCTGCGTCCCGACGCCGCCGGGTGGTACGCGGGCGCGGACCCGCACGCCTCCTACTACGGCCCGCCGCTGCGGCTGGCCGACGACGCCCGGCGGTTCGACATCTCGCCGGCCTGGTTCAGTTACGTCGGCGCGGCGCCCGCCCTGGACCTGCTCGCCGAGATCGGGCTGCCGGCCGTGCACGCCCACGACGTGGCGCTGGCCAACCGGTTCCTCGCCGGGCTGGGCCGGCCGCCCGGCAACAGTGCGATCGTCGCCGTCGAGGTGCCGGGCGCGCAGGAGAAGCTGGCCCGGGCCGGGGTGCGGGCGGCGGTCCGCGCCGGACGGGTCCGTGCCGCGTTCCACCTCTACACGACTGAGGAGGACGTCGACGTGGCCCTGACCGCGCTGACCGGCTGA